The Lacipirellula parvula genome window below encodes:
- a CDS encoding DUF1207 domain-containing protein encodes MWAQAPTPNGAAWQPYRADASILPTPGAGMLAQAAATPAGLPVQVAQAPMPLAMPMATDMPMDQMMACPPPVFAAPPAAVPLFIDHGDISPKDPALWQWRLLPENVIWQSYWAGVHEPRISGVAFHNAPNNTDYLDVSLGGRASLLRYGSDGPGRNEGAEFQIEGAAFPRLNLDANWDVEAVDFRFGMPLIYGREKWQTKFSYYHLSSHMGDEYAIREHALVDRINFSRDVLTLAFSYFPLPAWRWYAEMGWAFHYDESEPWEFQFGVDVAEPGPTGPWGVPFFAINGHIREEVDFGGNVVAQVGWLWRGNSTKVLRTGFHYFNGKSNQFEFFRNFEEQLGVGLWYEF; translated from the coding sequence GTGTGGGCGCAAGCGCCCACTCCCAACGGAGCCGCTTGGCAACCCTATCGTGCCGATGCCAGCATCTTGCCGACGCCCGGCGCCGGCATGCTCGCTCAAGCAGCAGCCACGCCCGCAGGGCTGCCGGTTCAAGTAGCGCAGGCGCCAATGCCGCTGGCCATGCCGATGGCGACCGACATGCCCATGGATCAGATGATGGCCTGCCCGCCGCCGGTCTTCGCCGCTCCGCCGGCCGCGGTGCCGCTGTTCATCGATCACGGCGACATCTCGCCGAAAGATCCTGCTTTGTGGCAATGGCGGCTTCTACCTGAAAACGTCATCTGGCAATCGTATTGGGCCGGCGTTCACGAACCGCGGATCTCGGGCGTCGCCTTCCACAACGCCCCGAACAACACCGACTATCTCGACGTGTCGCTTGGCGGTCGCGCATCGCTCTTGCGTTACGGCAGCGACGGTCCCGGCCGTAACGAAGGCGCCGAATTCCAAATCGAAGGCGCCGCATTCCCACGGCTCAACCTCGACGCCAACTGGGATGTCGAAGCGGTCGACTTCCGCTTCGGCATGCCGCTCATCTACGGTCGCGAAAAGTGGCAAACGAAATTTTCGTACTACCATCTCAGCTCGCACATGGGCGACGAGTATGCGATTCGCGAGCATGCTCTCGTCGACCGGATCAATTTCAGTCGCGACGTGCTAACGCTCGCCTTCTCGTACTTTCCGCTCCCAGCCTGGCGGTGGTATGCCGAAATGGGCTGGGCGTTCCACTACGACGAATCGGAACCGTGGGAGTTCCAGTTCGGCGTCGACGTCGCCGAACCTGGTCCGACCGGGCCATGGGGCGTGCCGTTTTTCGCCATCAACGGCCACATTCGCGAAGAGGTCGATTTCGGCGGCAACGTGGTCGCCCAAGTCGGTTGGCTTTGGCGGGGGAACAGTACAAAAGTGCTACGGACCGGCTTCCACTACTTCAACGGCAAGTCGAACCAGTTCGAATTCTTCCGCAATTTCGAGGAACAGCTCGGCGTCGGGCTTTGGTACGAGTTCTAG
- a CDS encoding class I SAM-dependent methyltransferase produces MATGGANYRLFWQEFRRTFESTGAIAPSGPKLCRELARYVAGDGKGRRILEVGPGTGVVTDAIINQMGPADTLDIVELNERFVDALRERLETQATWNRVADRIRIHHMPIEQLPADEKFEVIVSGLPFNNFPVELVQSILAHLERLAAPGATLSFFEYVAIRRVKSVVCKRPDRERLTGITRTLSDLFAKRQFRQECVLANVPPAWVHHLRYDG; encoded by the coding sequence ATGGCAACCGGCGGGGCAAATTATCGACTGTTCTGGCAAGAGTTCCGCCGCACGTTTGAGAGCACCGGCGCCATCGCGCCGAGCGGCCCCAAGCTCTGCCGCGAACTGGCCCGCTACGTCGCCGGCGACGGCAAGGGCCGCCGCATTCTCGAAGTCGGCCCCGGCACCGGCGTCGTCACCGACGCGATCATCAACCAGATGGGCCCGGCTGACACGCTCGACATTGTTGAGCTGAACGAGCGCTTCGTCGACGCGTTGCGAGAACGCTTGGAAACGCAGGCCACGTGGAATCGTGTCGCCGATCGGATCCGTATCCACCACATGCCGATTGAGCAGCTTCCTGCGGACGAAAAGTTCGAGGTGATCGTCTCGGGGCTGCCGTTCAACAATTTTCCGGTTGAACTGGTTCAGTCGATCCTGGCCCATCTCGAGCGTTTGGCCGCTCCCGGGGCGACGCTCAGTTTCTTCGAGTACGTAGCGATCCGGCGAGTAAAATCAGTCGTTTGCAAACGGCCCGACCGTGAGCGGCTCACCGGCATCACCCGCACCCTCAGCGACCTGTTCGCCAAGCGGCAGTTTCGCCAGGAGTGCGTTCTCGCCAACGTTCCCCCGGCGTGGGTTCATCATTTGAGATACGACGGTTAG
- the tsaD gene encoding tRNA (adenosine(37)-N6)-threonylcarbamoyltransferase complex transferase subunit TsaD, which yields MTLVLTIESTCDETAAAVINDRLEVLGAVVASQEKFHERFGGVVPEIASRAHVERILPVIDSTLAKAGVTLADLDAIAVANRPGLAGSLLVGLMAAKTLALALDLPLIGIDHLQAHIYACRLAAGHDVFPCIGLIVSGGHSNIYRCETPLDFTPLGGTIDDAAGEAFDKVASMLGLGFPGGPALQRAAEKGDPRKFRLPRPLLDDDSRLEFSFSGLKTAVRYQLFGAGRPTMDAETLDPQLVADMAASFQAAVIDCLAGKAMLALDKTGFKRLCIGGGVAANRPFRERMEQLAAARKIELHIPPLSLCTDNAVMGAIALEKFNAGKFETLELEISAGLERPHLAPGSARG from the coding sequence ATGACTCTTGTTCTGACGATTGAATCGACGTGCGATGAAACCGCGGCCGCGGTGATCAACGACCGCTTGGAAGTCCTCGGCGCCGTCGTCGCGTCGCAGGAGAAGTTTCACGAGCGGTTTGGCGGCGTGGTGCCTGAAATCGCTTCGCGGGCCCACGTCGAACGCATCCTGCCGGTGATCGACTCGACGCTCGCCAAGGCGGGCGTCACGCTGGCCGATCTCGACGCGATCGCCGTCGCGAATCGCCCCGGTCTGGCCGGCTCGCTGCTCGTGGGCCTGATGGCGGCCAAGACGCTGGCCTTGGCGCTCGACTTGCCGCTGATTGGCATCGACCACCTGCAGGCCCACATCTACGCCTGCCGCCTCGCGGCTGGACACGACGTGTTCCCGTGCATCGGGCTGATCGTGAGTGGCGGGCACTCGAACATTTACCGCTGCGAAACGCCGCTCGATTTCACCCCGCTCGGCGGGACGATCGACGACGCGGCGGGCGAGGCGTTCGACAAAGTGGCCAGCATGCTCGGCCTCGGCTTCCCGGGCGGTCCGGCGCTGCAACGCGCCGCGGAGAAGGGCGACCCGCGGAAGTTCCGTTTGCCGCGGCCGCTGCTCGACGACGACTCGCGGCTGGAGTTCAGCTTCAGCGGCCTCAAAACGGCGGTGCGGTATCAACTCTTCGGCGCCGGCCGGCCGACGATGGACGCGGAAACGCTCGACCCGCAACTGGTCGCCGATATGGCGGCGAGTTTCCAGGCGGCAGTCATCGATTGCCTCGCGGGCAAGGCGATGCTGGCCCTCGACAAGACCGGTTTTAAGCGGCTCTGCATCGGCGGCGGCGTCGCGGCCAATCGTCCTTTCCGTGAACGGATGGAACAACTGGCGGCCGCGCGGAAGATCGAACTCCACATCCCCCCGCTGTCGCTTTGCACCGACAACGCGGTGATGGGGGCCATCGCGCTCGAAAAGTTTAACGCCGGCAAATTCGAGACGTTGGAGTTGGAAATCTCCGCTGGCCTCGAACGCCCGCACCTAGCCCCGGGCTCCGCCCGGGGGTGA
- a CDS encoding S1C family serine protease → MNRTGWTTLGALLVGLVAGVWMADGNSGWSAVAHSSATAAAVSPETPLNISADEQRNISVYETANRSVVNIDTKTVSVDPMFMMQREAEGAGSGAVLDREGHIITNYHVIDGAQRISVTLASNDVYPAELVGGDKEHDIAVLKINAPAEVLYPINLGGSDQLRVGQRVYAVGNPFGWDGTMTTGIISSLNRNLPSRVDGRQMKSLIQTDAAMNPGNSGGPLLDGNARMIGMCVAIASRTGQNTGIGFAIPIDRIKAIVPELIANGRIVRADIGIIDVMETKDGLVVRQVAKGGPAEEAGLQGGKVVVQQFKRGNLVVAQRPMLDHSQADRIVAFDGEELRTGVQFQDKLWSHRPGDIVKLTVVRNGNRVEIPITLRAD, encoded by the coding sequence ATGAATCGCACTGGGTGGACGACGTTGGGGGCGCTGCTGGTCGGCTTGGTCGCGGGCGTCTGGATGGCTGATGGGAATTCTGGTTGGAGTGCGGTCGCGCACTCCTCCGCGACGGCTGCGGCCGTCTCGCCTGAAACGCCGCTCAACATCTCCGCTGATGAGCAACGCAACATCAGCGTCTACGAAACGGCGAATCGCAGCGTGGTGAACATTGATACGAAGACCGTATCGGTCGACCCCATGTTCATGATGCAGCGCGAGGCCGAGGGCGCCGGATCGGGGGCGGTGCTCGATCGCGAGGGGCACATCATTACCAACTACCATGTGATCGACGGCGCCCAGCGAATCAGCGTCACATTGGCCTCGAACGACGTCTATCCCGCGGAACTCGTCGGCGGCGACAAAGAACACGACATCGCTGTCCTGAAAATCAACGCCCCCGCGGAAGTGTTGTACCCGATCAATCTCGGCGGATCGGACCAGCTTCGCGTTGGGCAGCGTGTCTATGCCGTCGGCAACCCGTTTGGCTGGGACGGCACGATGACCACCGGCATCATCTCGAGCCTGAATCGCAATCTGCCGAGCCGCGTCGACGGCCGGCAAATGAAGTCGCTCATTCAAACCGACGCCGCGATGAACCCCGGCAATTCGGGCGGTCCGCTGCTCGACGGCAACGCCCGAATGATTGGCATGTGCGTCGCGATTGCCAGCCGCACGGGGCAAAACACGGGAATTGGCTTCGCGATCCCGATTGACCGCATCAAGGCGATCGTGCCCGAGTTGATCGCAAACGGCCGGATCGTCCGTGCCGACATCGGCATCATCGACGTCATGGAAACGAAAGACGGCCTCGTCGTTCGCCAAGTGGCGAAGGGAGGCCCCGCGGAAGAAGCCGGACTCCAAGGAGGCAAAGTCGTTGTCCAACAATTCAAGCGGGGAAATCTCGTGGTCGCTCAGCGGCCGATGCTCGACCACTCCCAGGCCGATCGCATCGTCGCGTTCGACGGCGAGGAACTTCGCACGGGCGTGCAGTTCCAAGATAAGCTCTGGTCGCATCGCCCCGGCGATATCGTGAAGCTAACGGTCGTTCGCAACGGAAATCGTGTCGAAATTCCCATCACCTTGCGAGCAGACTGA
- a CDS encoding TerC family protein translates to MILADIQVYGQSIGWGDLAIVGLLVLLEGALSIDNALVLGLLAKRLPKEQQQKALTYGLVGAFAFRFIAVFMATLLLKWRIVKLIGGGYLVYIAVKHMFFESGEDDGEVHVSASGEPTLLHEVTGQPLTEAQEVEEIDQRAPLPVPETAKSRKTAKFWPTVLVIELTDIAFAVDSILAAIGVLPPKPKGMAADAVHPKLWVVIVGGLLGVILMRFAAVVFIKLLERFPRFATAAYVLVLVIGAKLLIDWGFNSAEHPHQVDFHSPSAPEFWLFWGAMAAAFGIGFLPKKGGAKH, encoded by the coding sequence ATGATACTTGCCGACATCCAAGTTTACGGCCAATCGATTGGCTGGGGCGACCTCGCCATCGTTGGACTCTTAGTGCTGTTGGAAGGGGCGCTGTCGATCGACAACGCCCTCGTGCTGGGCCTCCTTGCAAAGCGGCTACCGAAGGAGCAGCAGCAAAAAGCGCTCACTTATGGATTGGTGGGGGCGTTCGCGTTCCGTTTTATTGCGGTGTTCATGGCGACGCTGCTGCTGAAGTGGCGGATCGTCAAACTGATCGGCGGCGGGTACCTCGTCTACATCGCCGTGAAGCACATGTTCTTCGAATCGGGTGAGGACGATGGCGAGGTCCACGTTTCCGCGAGCGGCGAGCCGACGCTGCTCCACGAGGTTACCGGGCAACCGCTGACTGAGGCGCAAGAAGTCGAGGAAATCGATCAACGGGCGCCGCTGCCGGTGCCCGAGACAGCCAAATCTCGGAAAACGGCGAAGTTCTGGCCGACGGTGCTCGTGATCGAGTTGACCGACATCGCGTTCGCCGTCGACTCGATTTTGGCGGCGATTGGCGTGTTGCCGCCCAAGCCGAAGGGGATGGCGGCCGACGCTGTTCACCCGAAGCTGTGGGTGGTGATCGTCGGCGGCTTGCTCGGCGTCATCTTGATGCGGTTCGCGGCCGTGGTGTTCATCAAGCTGCTGGAGCGGTTCCCCCGCTTTGCGACGGCCGCCTACGTGCTGGTGCTGGTGATTGGCGCCAAGTTGCTGATCGACTGGGGCTTTAATTCCGCCGAGCACCCGCACCAAGTCGATTTCCACTCGCCGAGTGCGCCCGAATTTTGGCTCTTCTGGGGGGCGATGGCGGCGGCCTTTGGGATTGGGTTCTTGCCGAAAAAGGGCGGCGCAAAGCACTAA